Proteins encoded in a region of the Pseudomonas denitrificans (nom. rej.) genome:
- the tldD gene encoding metalloprotease TldD — MSELLSSVSQHLLAPGGLDIDQLSPILHELSGPGIDAADLYFQSQVSESWMLEDGIVKEGSFHMDQGVGVRAQSGEKTGFAYSNAINHEALIQAARAARSISRAGQNGKVQAFQAVVPTRLYAGENPLDVMSRAEKVELLQKIDAATRALDPRIQQVTVSLAGVWDQVLIAAADGSLAADIRPLVRFNVSVIVEQNGRRERGGHGGGGRTDYKYFLQEDRAMSYAREALRQALVNLEAVPAPAGSLPVVMGAGWSGVLLHEAVGHGLEGDFNRKGSSNYSGRIGEKVASSLCTIVDDGTIAGRRGSLSVDDEGTPTNCNVLIENGILKGYMQDKLNARLMGVARTGNGRRESYAHLPMPRMTNTYMLAGQSDPQEIIASVERGIYCANLGGGQVDITSGKFVFATSEAYLIENGKITRPVKGATLIGNGPEVMSRVSMVGNDLALDSGVGTCGKDGQSVPVGVGQPTLKIDAITVGGTGG, encoded by the coding sequence ATGAGCGAACTGTTGTCATCCGTCAGTCAGCACCTGCTGGCCCCCGGTGGTCTGGATATCGACCAGCTGTCGCCGATCCTGCACGAGCTGAGCGGCCCCGGTATCGACGCCGCCGACCTGTACTTCCAGAGCCAGGTTTCCGAGTCCTGGATGCTCGAAGACGGCATCGTCAAGGAAGGCAGCTTCCACATGGACCAGGGCGTCGGTGTGCGCGCGCAGTCCGGCGAGAAGACCGGCTTCGCCTACAGCAACGCGATCAACCATGAAGCGCTGATCCAGGCCGCCCGCGCCGCCCGTTCGATCTCCCGCGCCGGGCAGAACGGCAAGGTGCAGGCGTTCCAGGCCGTGGTGCCGACCCGCCTGTATGCCGGCGAGAACCCGCTGGACGTCATGAGCCGCGCCGAGAAGGTGGAGCTGCTGCAGAAGATCGATGCCGCCACCCGCGCCCTCGATCCGCGTATCCAGCAGGTCACTGTCAGCCTCGCCGGCGTCTGGGACCAGGTGCTGATCGCCGCGGCGGACGGCTCGCTGGCCGCGGACATCCGCCCGCTGGTGCGCTTCAACGTCAGCGTCATCGTCGAGCAGAACGGCCGTCGCGAGCGTGGCGGCCATGGCGGCGGCGGGCGTACCGATTACAAGTACTTCCTCCAGGAAGACCGCGCCATGAGCTACGCCCGCGAGGCGCTGCGCCAGGCCCTGGTCAACCTTGAAGCGGTGCCCGCGCCGGCCGGCAGCCTGCCGGTGGTGATGGGGGCCGGCTGGTCCGGCGTGCTCCTGCACGAAGCCGTGGGTCACGGCCTGGAAGGCGACTTCAACCGCAAGGGCAGCTCCAACTACAGCGGGCGCATCGGCGAGAAGGTCGCTTCCAGCCTGTGCACCATCGTCGACGACGGCACCATCGCTGGCCGTCGTGGTTCGCTGTCGGTGGACGACGAGGGCACGCCGACGAACTGCAACGTGCTGATCGAGAACGGCATCCTCAAGGGCTACATGCAGGACAAGCTCAACGCCCGCCTGATGGGCGTGGCGCGCACCGGCAACGGCCGTCGCGAGTCCTACGCGCACCTGCCGATGCCGCGCATGACCAACACCTACATGCTGGCCGGGCAGAGCGATCCGCAGGAAATCATCGCCAGCGTCGAGCGCGGCATCTACTGCGCGAACCTCGGCGGCGGCCAGGTAGATATCACCAGCGGCAAGTTCGTCTTCGCCACCAGTGAGGCCTACCTGATCGAGAACGGCAAGATCACCCGTCCGGTGAAGGGCGCGACCCTGATAGGCAACGGTCCGGAAGTGATGAGCCGGGTGTCCATGGTCGGCAACGACCTGGCGCTGGACAGCGGCGTGGGTACCTGCGGCAAGGACGGCCAGTCCGTGCCGGTCGGTGTCGGTCAGCCGACCCTGAAGATCGACGCGATCACCGTCGGCGGCACGGGCGGCTGA
- the yjgA gene encoding ribosome biogenesis factor YjgA, with protein MAEIHDDDSSFDEKSKSQVKREMHALQELGERLTTLKADMLDRMPLTDPLRRALEEAPKHKANAAKKRHRQFIGKLMRDQDVEAILALLEQVDTSTRQYNERFHALERWRDHLITGGDAALSAFFGEYPESDRQHLLQLIRHAQHEAAHNKPPAAARKIFKYIRELDELKRGLR; from the coding sequence ATGGCTGAAATTCACGATGACGACTCGTCCTTCGATGAGAAGAGCAAGTCGCAAGTAAAACGCGAAATGCACGCGCTGCAGGAACTCGGCGAGCGCCTGACCACGCTCAAGGCCGACATGCTCGACCGCATGCCGCTCACCGATCCGCTGCGCCGCGCACTGGAAGAAGCTCCCAAGCACAAGGCCAACGCCGCCAAGAAACGCCACCGGCAGTTCATCGGCAAGCTGATGCGCGACCAGGACGTCGAGGCCATCCTCGCCCTGCTGGAGCAGGTAGATACCTCGACCCGCCAGTACAACGAACGCTTCCACGCCCTGGAGCGCTGGCGCGACCACCTGATCACCGGCGGCGACGCCGCGCTGTCGGCCTTCTTCGGCGAATACCCGGAAAGCGACCGCCAGCATCTGCTCCAGCTGATCCGCCACGCCCAGCACGAGGCCGCTCACAACAAGCCTCCGGCCGCAGCGCGGAAGATCTTCAAGTACATCCGCGAGCTGGACGAGCTGAAACGCGGCCTGCGCTGA
- the pmbA gene encoding metalloprotease PmbA, producing the protein MSEHNPAVSPEVLPELREQVERIIAEATRQGASACEVAVSVEQGLSTSVRQGEVETVEFNRDQGFGITLYVGQRKGSASTSATGADAIRETVAAALAIAKHASEDDCAGLADPALMARDLPDLDLYHGWSITPDQAIERALACEAAAFATDKRVTKADGTTLNTHQGCRVYGNSHGFVGGYASTRHSLSCVMIAELEGQMQRDYWYDVNRRGDLLATPESIGRRAAERAASRLGARPVPTAEVPVLFSPEVAVGLFGHFLGAISGGSLYRKSSFLEGALGQRLFPEWLTLDERPLLRGALGSASFDNDGLATYAKPFVEGGDLVSYVLGTYSGRKLGMPSTANSGGVHNLFVSHGDEDQAALIRRMGRGLLVTELMGQGVNLVTGDYSRGAGGYWVENGEIQFPVQEVTIAANLRDLFRNIVAIGNDVEYRGNLHTGSVLIEKMMVAGN; encoded by the coding sequence ATGAGCGAACATAACCCGGCAGTGAGCCCGGAGGTCCTTCCCGAACTGCGTGAGCAGGTCGAGCGGATCATCGCCGAGGCCACCCGGCAGGGCGCCAGCGCCTGCGAGGTGGCGGTGTCGGTGGAGCAGGGGCTGTCGACCTCGGTGCGCCAGGGTGAAGTCGAGACTGTCGAGTTCAACCGCGACCAGGGCTTCGGCATCACCCTCTATGTCGGTCAGCGCAAGGGCTCCGCGAGCACCTCGGCCACCGGCGCGGATGCTATTCGCGAGACCGTGGCGGCGGCGCTGGCCATCGCCAAGCACGCTTCCGAAGACGATTGTGCCGGCCTGGCCGATCCGGCGCTGATGGCCCGTGACCTGCCGGACCTGGACCTGTACCACGGCTGGTCGATCACCCCCGACCAGGCCATCGAGCGCGCGCTGGCCTGCGAGGCCGCTGCGTTCGCCACCGACAAGCGCGTTACCAAGGCCGACGGCACCACGCTGAACACCCACCAGGGTTGTCGCGTCTACGGCAACAGCCACGGCTTCGTTGGCGGCTACGCCAGCACCCGCCACAGCCTGAGTTGCGTGATGATCGCCGAGCTGGAAGGGCAGATGCAGCGCGACTACTGGTACGACGTGAACCGTCGCGGCGACCTGCTGGCCACTCCCGAATCCATCGGCCGCCGCGCCGCCGAGCGCGCCGCCAGCCGTCTCGGCGCGCGCCCGGTGCCGACCGCCGAAGTGCCGGTGCTGTTCTCCCCGGAAGTCGCGGTCGGTCTGTTCGGCCACTTCCTCGGCGCCATCTCAGGCGGCAGCCTGTACCGCAAGTCGTCGTTCCTCGAAGGCGCATTGGGCCAGCGGCTGTTCCCGGAATGGCTGACCCTGGACGAACGCCCGCTGCTGCGCGGCGCGCTGGGCAGCGCCTCGTTCGACAACGATGGCCTGGCGACCTACGCCAAGCCCTTCGTCGAGGGCGGCGATCTGGTGTCGTACGTGCTCGGCACCTACTCCGGGCGCAAGCTGGGCATGCCCAGCACGGCCAACTCCGGTGGCGTGCACAACCTGTTCGTCAGCCATGGCGACGAGGACCAGGCTGCCCTGATCCGCCGCATGGGGCGGGGCCTGCTGGTCACCGAGCTGATGGGGCAGGGCGTCAACCTGGTGACCGGCGACTACTCCCGTGGCGCTGGCGGTTACTGGGTCGAGAATGGCGAAATCCAGTTCCCGGTGCAGGAAGTCACCATCGCCGCCAACCTGCGCGACCTGTTCCGCAACATCGTCGCCATCGGCAATGACGTGGAGTACCGCGGCAACCTGCATACCGGCTCCGTGCTCATCGAAAAGATGATGGTCGCCGGCAACTGA
- a CDS encoding FagA protein: MFAEIDSSITERWYRLGTRIRCALEPNEPRLVEQYLGEARYLAAWEPVPAWRLFERCFGLLLDSSRDIALPWHWRVLCLDHAYLPLRELQRLATSTAQRQRLCLLARRMAQQEMAPSLRLQEGIEND, encoded by the coding sequence ATGTTCGCCGAAATCGACAGTTCAATCACCGAGCGCTGGTATCGCCTGGGCACGCGTATCCGCTGTGCGCTGGAGCCGAACGAGCCGCGCCTGGTCGAGCAGTATCTCGGCGAAGCGCGCTACCTGGCGGCCTGGGAACCGGTGCCAGCCTGGCGTCTGTTCGAGAGGTGCTTCGGGCTGCTGCTCGACAGCAGCCGCGACATCGCGCTGCCCTGGCACTGGCGCGTGCTCTGCCTGGATCACGCCTATCTCCCGCTGCGTGAACTGCAACGCCTGGCGACTTCGACCGCCCAGCGCCAACGCCTGTGCCTGCTGGCCCGGCGCATGGCGCAGCAGGAGATGGCGCCTTCCCTGAGACTGCAAGAAGGAATCGAGAATGACTGA